Proteins from a single region of Spirulina major PCC 6313:
- the cas2 gene encoding CRISPR-associated endonuclease Cas2: protein MLLYVVTYDIPSNRRRRRVAALLEGYGRRVQWSVFECVLPSPLFAELKGRLRRRVNLEEDSIRFYVVSGHTLGQVEVWGGVPVATLPGSTIV from the coding sequence ATGTTGCTCTATGTGGTGACCTATGACATCCCCTCAAATCGGCGGCGGCGGCGGGTGGCGGCGTTGTTGGAGGGCTATGGGCGGCGGGTGCAGTGGTCGGTGTTTGAATGTGTGTTGCCGTCTCCTCTGTTCGCGGAGTTGAAGGGGCGGCTGAGGCGGCGGGTTAATCTGGAGGAGGATTCGATTCGGTTTTATGTGGTGTCGGGGCATACGTTGGGTCAGGTGGAGGTGTGGGGTGGGGTTCCGGTGGCGACGTTGCCGGGTTCGACGATTGTTTAG
- the crn3 gene encoding CRISPR-associated ring nuclease Crn3/Csx3, whose translation MSAIALTLTVPEVQPEQAYQQLNIAIAGGIAEPQDLVGLRLPEGVNWSQGVILNGRAPIWVYAYLVHECHAAAWVACYDPRLGGAVVVESHRKGVNVAQVIALTPE comes from the coding sequence ATGAGCGCGATCGCATTAACGTTAACAGTGCCAGAGGTGCAGCCAGAGCAGGCTTATCAACAGCTTAATATCGCGATCGCGGGGGGAATCGCAGAGCCGCAGGATTTGGTGGGGCTGCGGTTGCCGGAGGGGGTGAATTGGAGTCAGGGAGTGATCTTAAATGGTCGTGCGCCGATTTGGGTCTATGCCTATTTAGTGCATGAGTGCCACGCTGCCGCCTGGGTCGCCTGTTATGACCCACGTTTGGGGGGCGCGGTGGTGGTGGAATCCCACCGTAAAGGAGTGAATGTGGCGCAAGTGATTGCGCTCACGCCTGAGTAA
- a CDS encoding SAVED domain-containing protein: MLRKVNRLSSTIRVHWRPIILENPGALLAAIAAIPSAFLADYVASYAGLKTLAIAGYEFYLDSYLVAFIFITLVYSIGVFVETRKFIFYNQRAISLPTIINIGNKADSQDALKILVQALAERLNLSQNYLYELERYLTIASEDLIFNYPIDINNPSELYDTLAVIRHNLTRLQRQTPREHILELVYIGPIAIAVWLGAVTHTESIALWPHSSDTENSYPHRIAVPHDLQMLSLPEQPKKTQSNLADLKIAPETSKGKTWLVALDLSYQPRLANHDSFFADIDHCLYIRGVKDSVTITDHEYIDYAHEIYQHIVQLDTIYAPHSIRLVLRMPNVLAIMLGRSLKTLLPVEVAHYDSTSRSYSVLFKLNDARFRYRHIT; encoded by the coding sequence ATGTTACGAAAAGTTAATAGACTCAGCAGCACGATCCGGGTTCATTGGCGACCGATTATTCTCGAAAATCCGGGGGCATTGCTGGCCGCCATTGCTGCAATTCCCAGTGCGTTTTTAGCCGATTATGTTGCATCCTATGCAGGTCTGAAGACCTTAGCGATCGCTGGGTATGAATTTTATTTAGACAGTTATTTAGTGGCGTTCATTTTTATCACCCTGGTTTATTCAATTGGGGTCTTTGTCGAAACCCGCAAGTTTATTTTTTATAATCAGCGTGCGATTAGTCTGCCCACGATTATCAACATCGGGAACAAAGCAGACTCTCAGGATGCCCTCAAAATTTTAGTGCAAGCCTTAGCGGAACGTTTAAACCTGAGTCAAAATTACCTCTATGAACTTGAACGCTATCTCACGATCGCATCGGAAGACCTGATTTTTAACTACCCGATTGACATCAACAACCCCAGCGAACTCTACGACACCCTCGCCGTCATTCGCCATAACCTGACCCGACTCCAACGCCAAACCCCACGGGAGCATATTCTGGAATTGGTGTACATTGGCCCGATTGCGATCGCAGTCTGGTTAGGAGCCGTCACCCATACCGAATCGATTGCCCTTTGGCCCCACAGTAGCGACACTGAAAATTCCTATCCTCATCGGATCGCTGTTCCGCACGATTTACAAATGCTCTCACTACCGGAACAGCCCAAAAAGACCCAAAGTAATCTCGCGGATCTGAAGATCGCGCCGGAGACATCGAAGGGGAAAACATGGCTTGTGGCCTTGGATTTATCCTATCAGCCGCGCTTGGCTAATCACGACTCTTTTTTTGCGGATATTGACCATTGCCTCTACATTCGAGGGGTTAAAGATTCGGTCACCATTACCGATCATGAATACATTGACTACGCTCACGAAATTTATCAACACATCGTACAACTCGACACGATTTATGCCCCCCATTCGATTCGGTTGGTGCTTCGTATGCCGAATGTGTTGGCAATTATGCTGGGACGATCTTTAAAAACTCTCCTCCCCGTGGAAGTGGCGCACTACGACAGCACATCCCGCTCCTATTCTGTTCTCTTCAAACTCAATGATGCCCGCTTCCGCTATCGTCACATCACCTAA